TGCTGAAAAGGGGTTGGTCGAACTCGGCGGGGAAAATCCGCAGCGGACGTTGACGAGCGATGAACTCTCCAACGCGATGGCCAAAGGCCATGCCGTGACGCAGGCGCGCACGCGCATGCTGGAAACCCTCTATTTGGCGTATCGGCGCGATGATCAGACCTTGCGGTCACTCGACCATTTGCCTGCACCGAAGTGAGGTGTTGCCTGGCGATCGGTGCGATCGCCAGGCAACACCCGAGCCATCGCGTCCGGATCAGCCGGCGGCGTCCTTGAGTTTCTTCAGCGTGCGTACCTTCATTTTCATGCTGGCCGGCTTGGCCGCAAACCAGCGCTCTTCCTTGGTGAACGGATCTACGCCCTTGCGCTTGGGTTTGGCGGCCACGGCATGGGCCGTGATCTTGAGCAGGCCGGGCAGGGTGAAATGGCCCGCGCCTTTCTTGTGCAGCGAACCAGTGATGGCATGCTCAAGTGACGTCAGCACGGCACGCACGCCCTTGGCATCCACACCGCTGTCGCTCGCCAGATGCGCGATGAGCGCTGTCTTGGTCAATACATCGGTAATCGGTTTGCGCGCGGATACTTTTGCGGCGATCTTCTTGGTCGTTGCCATCGGTATTTTCTTCCTCGATTGAAAGGGGAGTTGCGAGAGCGAGTGTAAAGCCAAATTCCGGTGACGACACACGCACGCCGGGTGCATGCGTAGGCGCTGCCTACTCGGTGTCCTGAAGCTGACTCGCCAGATCGACTTCAAGCAACCAGGCCAGCGGTACACCCAGAGCGACGGCGAGTTTCTCCATGTTGTCCAGCGCGATGTTGCGGCGCAGACGTTCGACATGAGCGACAAACGTGCGATCGAGTCCGGCTTCGAGCGCGAGTGTGTCCTGCGACCAGCCGTGGATCGCGCGCAACCGTTTCAGATTCAGTGCGAGCACTTCACGGGGATTGGCGCGGGGAGGGGTGCGTTTCACCCGCCCACTGTCGGTGTGTAGCGTGTTTACGTCACCGGTGTTAAAGTCACAATCGTAGTCTTTGTCGTTCGATTTTTTCGGAGTTCACATGACCCTGCATCCCGCGCTTCGGCTGCTGCTGAAAAGTCTGGCCTTCCTGGTCAAGGCCGCACTGGTTCTGGCCTGTGTGTCGATCTGGCTGGCCTTCGTCGTGCTGGGCATCGTGCTCCGGAAAAGCCGCACCCAGCAGCATGACCGTGGCGTCTACCACGAGTTGAGGAGTATGGAAGTTGCGTTTCCACCCTTCATCTACGGGCCGATGCCGCCCGAGTAGAAAATGGTGCGTGCGCTGATCCCTCGGTATCCTGTGTACAACACGTTGAAGACCGTCGCACGCTCGAAGTCACAGTAGATGATCCTGTGGCTGTTCACGTATCCGGCGCTGTTTATTCAGCTCGGCGTGGCCAAGGATTTATGAGTACATTTGCGGGCTGTGCGCGAATGCCTGAGACAATCGTCTCTCTGGGTACTCTATTCAGCTTTTGCGTGATCGTCTGCGCAAGGCAAATGTCTTACACGCAAAGCCGCGAACTACGGACATAAGTCGTCACTTTCCGCTGCTAGGCTACGGCAGAACTGCCGTCTGCCATTGCGCGCGGCAATGTGGAGAGCAAGATTGAATTCTGAGTTCCAATGTAATTTCAAACGATCGGAGAAGGGAATGGCAAAGGTGAAAGGGATATTGGGTTTGGCGCTCGGCGTGTTCTTCGTCGGTACGCTCAACGCCTCCGTGCAGTTGCAAAATTTCACGGTCGAGCCATCGATACCCCCGCCGCCTGCTCCCGCATTGCCGAAGCCACAACCCTCGAACCCGAAGGTCGGGGTGACCACGCTGAATACGTTGTCGACGGTAGATTCCTCGATCGACTACACCGACCTGATTCGTTCGCAAAGCGCGGTCGGTTCGCTGGATGGCGGATTGCTCGGCGAGTCGATTGACTACTACACCGGCCAGACCGATTTCGTCGCAACCGATGTCAGTCTGCCGGGCAACAATGCGTTGCCCGTCGCGGTCGGGCGTCGCTACCATGTAGCGAATCACGCCGGCGGTGTCCTGGCCGGCGCCTTCGGCGATTGGGATCTGGAAATCCCCCATATCGAAGGCGTCGTGGCCACCGCGACCGGCTGGACGGTTCCCGGTGCAGGTACGGATTCACGCTGCACCTATTTTGCGGCCCCGCCGGCGACCACGGTGACGACACCGAACGGCACGGGAACAGTCACAACCTCCGTGCCGTCCAGCGAGTACGGCGTGGGTTACGCCATCGTCGTGCCCGGCGCCGGACGTCACGAACTCCTGTTGCGTGCATCGGGCAATACGCAGAGTCCCGGCAGTGGCTATCCGATCGTCTCGCAGGATTGGTGGGCCTCGGGATGCGTGCAGCGCGCCGGTGTTCCGCTCGGCAATCCGCCGACACCCGATGAAGGTTTCCAGGTCAAGTCGCCCACTGGCGTCACTTACACCTTCGATCAGTATTCGGCGCGATCCTATCCTTCGTATCAACGTCCGGCAGACAGTACCACCGCGGGACTGATGGCAACGCTGCCGCGTCAGCAGGTCTGGATGCTGCCGACCAATATCACCGATCGTTTTGGCAACTGGGTCAACTACACCTACACGACCAATGGCGCCACGCTGTCGCTGAGGACGATCACGTCCAGCGACGGCCGCACCATCACGTTGAGCTATTCCGGTGACCAAGTCAGCTCGGTCTCGGATGGCACGCGCACCTGGTCGTATGGGTATTCCGCTGGATCGCTGAGCAGTGTGACCTTGCCCGATGGTTCCAGCTGGGCGATCAATTTTGCCACCCTGAACTCGACCAGTTGGACTTACAGCGGAGCTACCTGCACGTCGCTGCCGACACCCTCGTTCAACAGCTCGGCGAGCGGTACGATCCGGCATCCGACCGGCGCCTCCGGCACCTTCACCTTCACCGTGACGCGGCAAGGACGCAACGGCGCGCCGAGCAGCTGCCTGAGCAACAGCGCCGGCGTGCAGTTCGCCGCCGTCCAGCCGAGCGTGTACGACGTGCTCGCCCTGACCCGGAAGGTGATCACTGGCCCCGGCATTTCCTCCTTGCCTTGGACACTGGCCTACGCCGGCTGTTCGTCGAGCTCGTGCAGCGCCAGCAAGACCGCGACCGTCACCGATCCGCTGAGCCACACCACCGTCTACACGTTCGGCGCAACCTACAACGCCAACGCGGATCTCGATACCGAAGGCCAGCTACAGAGCAAGGTCAGCGGCAGCGGGCTGCGAACGGAGCAATACACGTATTACACCGCCAGCGGCCACGCCTATCCCTCCCAAGCCGGAACGCCCGCACAGGTGCGCGGCGACCTCGCCCCCCTCACGACGCTACGTCCCACGCAGAGCGTGACCACGACCGTCAATGGCGCGAGCTATACGCAGACCATGGGCAGCCCGGACGCCTACGGCTACCCGACTTCGATCACGCATCAGGGATCGAGCAGCAAGACCGACACGCTGAGCTACAACCACAACACCACGACCTGGGTCCTCGGCACGCTGTACAGCAAGTCCGATGCTGCGCAGGAATGGTATGCCTACCTGAACAGCTACAGCCAGCCGACGATCATCGATCGTTTCGGTCGGCAGGATCGCAGCATGAGTTATGCCGGCGACGGCACGTTGCAGTCGATTACCGATGGCGCAAGCCACACCACGTATTACTCCAACTACAAGCGCGGCATTCCGCAAAGCATCACCCATCCGGGCGGTGGCTCCGAGTCACTATCCGTCAACAATCTGGGCGGCATCTCGACCTGGGTAGACACACTGAGTCACCAGACCAGCTACGGTTTCGACAGCATGGGGCGGCTGTCCAGCATCAACCCGCCGGCGGGTTACCACTCAACCAATATCTCCTGGTCCACCGGCAGCGGCGGATGGACGCGCACGGAGACGCGCGGCAGCTACAGCAAGATCGACACCTACGATGCGTTCCTGCATTCCACCAACACCAGCGAAACCAATAATCGTATCGTCAACCGCACCTTCGATGCGGATGGCCATGCGACGTTCGTTTCCTATCCGTATTCGAGCAGCGGCATCACCTCGGTTTACGATGCGCTCGGGCAGTTGAAATCACAAACGGATGGTGGTGCATATCCGATCACCTACACCTACGGTGCCAATGCGTTGACGGTCCTCGATCGCAACGGGGAGAGCACGCTCTACAACTTCCTGACCTACGACGGTCCCAGCACGGCATGGCCGACCTACATCGCTGGGCCGATCGCGACGACCAACATCACGCGCGACAGCTGGGGCAAGCCCACGTCCTTGCAGCGTGGCGGCGTTACGCGCAGCCGGACCTACAACAGCAATCAGTTGCTCTACACCACGACCGAACCGGAAAACGGCACGACCACTTACGGCTACGACGGGGCGGCGAATGTCACCTCAATCAATCACAATGGCGCATCGACCGAAACGCTCGGGTATGACGCGCGCAATCGCCTGAAAAGTGTCAGCTACTCCACGGGCGATCCGAGTGTGGCAATGACCTGGCGCACGGATAGCCAGCTCGATACCGCGACGCGTGGGAACGTCACGCTCACACGCGGCTACGACGGCGCAGGCTTGCCGACCTCCGAGTCGTACGTGATCGGCTCGGCGACCTACGATCTGACCTATGGCTACGACCTCGATCAGCATCTGAGTTCGCTGACCTATCCCGACAACACCGTCATCAACTACAACCCCAATGTCTTCGGTCAGCCAACTACATCGGGCAGCTACGCGACCGGCGCCAGCTATTACGCCAACGGCGCGATCAACGGCTTCAGCTACGGCAACGGCATTGCGCATACCTCGTCCCAAGAGTCTCGCCAGTTGCCGTACACGGTGACGGATGCCGGCGTGTACTCGTACAAGTACGGCTACGACGGCAATGCGAACCCGACCTCGATCACCGATCAGCTCAGTGGTACGAACACCAAGGCACTGACCTATGACGCCGGCAATCGCCTGCACACCACGAACGCATCGAGCCTGTGGGGCAATACCACCTTTACCTACGATACCCAGGACAATCTCACCGCCGACTCGACGGGCAGCCTGAGTTACACGATCGATGGTTCCAATCGTCTGAGCAATGCGACGATCGGCGGTGTCAGCACCGCGCTGACGTATGACACACGCGGCAATCTGAGCCAGAAGGGCACGGGCAGTACGGCGACGAACTACACCTTCGATGGCAGTAACGAATTGACGAAAGTCGTGCAGGGTGGCAACACATACACCTACAGTTACGATGCGTCTGGACGCCGCGCAACAGCGACAACCTCGGTGATGGGATCGTCCGGCTTGGTGCCGACCCTGCAGGTCGCGAGCATCTACGATATCGGCGGACATTTGGTCTACGAGGCATCGACCGCAAACCCGAATCCCGATCTAATTTTCGCGAATGGTTTCGAGCCGGCCGTGTCGCCCTCCACGACCACGAAATATTTTTATCTCGGCAGCCATGCCGTTGCCAAGGACAGCAAGAACGGCGCGATTGATACGCTGCTGTACCTGCATACCGATCCGCTCGGCTCACCCGTGGCGCAAACCAGCACCACCGGCGCGATCGCGGGCACGACAACCTATCTGCCTTATGGCGGCCGCTACGCGAGCACCGGGACAGGCAACAGTGCGGGCTTGGGATATTCCAGCCACTACCTGGACGCGAGCGGGCTGATCTACATGCGTGCGCGGTATTACGATCCGCAGTTGCATCGATTTATCAGTGGCGATCCGAACGGCGTCGATGCGGGCACGGCGCTGAATTACAATCGGTATTCGTATGCCGGCAACAGCCCGTATGCGAAGTACGATCCGAGCGGGAGGGAATCGGCGTGTGTACTGAGGAGAAGTTGTGCGGGCAACGGAATAGGATCAGGCAGTGACATCCCTATGGCTGTTGGCGGGGCAGCGGCTATCGCTGTAGGGGCTTACGTAGGTGCGGAAGTGATAGGTGGCGCCGCGGCCGTTTTGAGTCCTGTTGCCGCAGATATGATTGCTTACGGTTGGATCAACGGATTTTTGGCCAATCCCTACACCGTGGCTACTGTCGGTGGCGCTGCCTACGAAACTGCGCTGATGGTGGGGTCGGGGGCGTTTAGCCCAACATCGACCGCTAGCATGGGTGACCTGACTGAAGCCGAAATAAATCAAATTCAAGGAGTGGTAAATCAGGCTGGACGCCCCTTAAGCGTTGTCGGTTCGGCAGCGCAAGGAGCAAGAACAGCTGAAAGCGATATTGATTACGTTGTCGGCCCAAGCAGCCTGCCTCACTATGATGGCCTTGAAGGCGAGCTTCCTGGTATCGACCCCGATCATGGCATCATTCCGGGATATCCAAATCCAGACATAGGACCAAGCATACCTTTCGAGCCTACCGACTTTCCCGATGGAGATCCGTTTGAATAAGTGGGGATTAATGTGAGTGCACTAATTCGATTCTGGTTTGAATTTGAACCGTCGCCCAAGCCCTCTGCGTTGAACTTGGGCTGTGGAATTACTGCATATAACTATGATGATGCACTGGGCCTTTTGGAAGAGCACGTGTTCAAAAATAAGGCGTGCCCCGAGATAATTCGGCATACGGCTAACGTCGATGTGCTCTCACTTGATGCGAAACACGTGCTGCCCAATATGGGGCTGGTGACGAAACGAGGGATTTGGTTTCCGATGCTCTGATATTTTTCATAGACCTCGACAGAAGCTTCTGCTTCGGTTATGTCTGCAGCAGACACTGTGAACGTATCAGGTGAGGGGCAAGTATTTACGATCCCCAATGAACAATTACCAAATCTTTCGCCACCTACAATCGATGACTCGATGCCGATACCTGATGACGGATGGTGAGGGTAGGCGGCAAGAATTTTCGTGAATCTAGGAAAAGCGGAACATGATTTTATATCGACCGGTAGACATACACGAGCTTAAGCTCGTGTATGAGAGTGGGATGAAAGAATTCCCACCTCGACTAACGGGGCAACCTATCTTCTATCCGGTTTTGAACTTGCAATACGCCAGCGAGATTGCTGAACGATGGAACGCGACGGGGCCGTCGTTTTCAGGATACGTGACGAAATTTGTTGTGGATGATTTGTGCGCGGCTCGATATGAACCGCATCAAGTCGGCGCGAAGTATCACATGGAGCTTTGGGTTCCCGCCGGTGAATTGTCCGCATTCAACACGCATATTTCCGCGCCCATCGAAGTGGCATCGGCGTTTTTTGGAGAGAATTTTAAAGGGTACGTTCCCGAGCGGTTTGGATTGAAGGGCAAAAATGTCACCGAGCAATTCGTTGCGCTGGCGCATACCCTTGACTACAGCGGCATGGATTTCAAGATGGAGATCAAGGCCAACCACGCAGCCGTATTTTTGAACCACGCGTTTTGGGTGCAACACAATTTTTCCAGCAGCGGAATCGATGAAAGCACTCAGCGTCGAGTGCTTAAGGCAATCGATAACATCTGGTACGA
The sequence above is drawn from the Pseudolysobacter antarcticus genome and encodes:
- a CDS encoding RHS repeat domain-containing protein, with the translated sequence MAKVKGILGLALGVFFVGTLNASVQLQNFTVEPSIPPPPAPALPKPQPSNPKVGVTTLNTLSTVDSSIDYTDLIRSQSAVGSLDGGLLGESIDYYTGQTDFVATDVSLPGNNALPVAVGRRYHVANHAGGVLAGAFGDWDLEIPHIEGVVATATGWTVPGAGTDSRCTYFAAPPATTVTTPNGTGTVTTSVPSSEYGVGYAIVVPGAGRHELLLRASGNTQSPGSGYPIVSQDWWASGCVQRAGVPLGNPPTPDEGFQVKSPTGVTYTFDQYSARSYPSYQRPADSTTAGLMATLPRQQVWMLPTNITDRFGNWVNYTYTTNGATLSLRTITSSDGRTITLSYSGDQVSSVSDGTRTWSYGYSAGSLSSVTLPDGSSWAINFATLNSTSWTYSGATCTSLPTPSFNSSASGTIRHPTGASGTFTFTVTRQGRNGAPSSCLSNSAGVQFAAVQPSVYDVLALTRKVITGPGISSLPWTLAYAGCSSSSCSASKTATVTDPLSHTTVYTFGATYNANADLDTEGQLQSKVSGSGLRTEQYTYYTASGHAYPSQAGTPAQVRGDLAPLTTLRPTQSVTTTVNGASYTQTMGSPDAYGYPTSITHQGSSSKTDTLSYNHNTTTWVLGTLYSKSDAAQEWYAYLNSYSQPTIIDRFGRQDRSMSYAGDGTLQSITDGASHTTYYSNYKRGIPQSITHPGGGSESLSVNNLGGISTWVDTLSHQTSYGFDSMGRLSSINPPAGYHSTNISWSTGSGGWTRTETRGSYSKIDTYDAFLHSTNTSETNNRIVNRTFDADGHATFVSYPYSSSGITSVYDALGQLKSQTDGGAYPITYTYGANALTVLDRNGESTLYNFLTYDGPSTAWPTYIAGPIATTNITRDSWGKPTSLQRGGVTRSRTYNSNQLLYTTTEPENGTTTYGYDGAANVTSINHNGASTETLGYDARNRLKSVSYSTGDPSVAMTWRTDSQLDTATRGNVTLTRGYDGAGLPTSESYVIGSATYDLTYGYDLDQHLSSLTYPDNTVINYNPNVFGQPTTSGSYATGASYYANGAINGFSYGNGIAHTSSQESRQLPYTVTDAGVYSYKYGYDGNANPTSITDQLSGTNTKALTYDAGNRLHTTNASSLWGNTTFTYDTQDNLTADSTGSLSYTIDGSNRLSNATIGGVSTALTYDTRGNLSQKGTGSTATNYTFDGSNELTKVVQGGNTYTYSYDASGRRATATTSVMGSSGLVPTLQVASIYDIGGHLVYEASTANPNPDLIFANGFEPAVSPSTTTKYFYLGSHAVAKDSKNGAIDTLLYLHTDPLGSPVAQTSTTGAIAGTTTYLPYGGRYASTGTGNSAGLGYSSHYLDASGLIYMRARYYDPQLHRFISGDPNGVDAGTALNYNRYSYAGNSPYAKYDPSGRESACVLRRSCAGNGIGSGSDIPMAVGGAAAIAVGAYVGAEVIGGAAAVLSPVAADMIAYGWINGFLANPYTVATVGGAAYETALMVGSGAFSPTSTASMGDLTEAEINQIQGVVNQAGRPLSVVGSAAQGARTAESDIDYVVGPSSLPHYDGLEGELPGIDPDHGIIPGYPNPDIGPSIPFEPTDFPDGDPFE
- a CDS encoding HU family DNA-binding protein; the protein is MATTKKIAAKVSARKPITDVLTKTALIAHLASDSGVDAKGVRAVLTSLEHAITGSLHKKGAGHFTLPGLLKITAHAVAAKPKRKGVDPFTKEERWFAAKPASMKMKVRTLKKLKDAAG
- a CDS encoding helix-turn-helix domain-containing protein, with the translated sequence MKRTPPRANPREVLALNLKRLRAIHGWSQDTLALEAGLDRTFVAHVERLRRNIALDNMEKLAVALGVPLAWLLEVDLASQLQDTE